One stretch of Nicotiana tabacum cultivar K326 chromosome 18, ASM71507v2, whole genome shotgun sequence DNA includes these proteins:
- the LOC142161604 gene encoding NADH dehydrogenase [ubiquinone] 1 beta subcomplex subunit 7-like, whose translation MEVPGSSKKMIATQAEMVEAKVPLSYRDQCAHLLIPLNKCRQSEFYLPWKCEDERHSYEKCEYELVMERMLQMQKIRQQQKGQQSIPLFPKTANA comes from the coding sequence ATGGAGGTGCCAGGATCATCGAAGAAGATGATAGCGACGCAAGCAGAGATGGTGGAAGCGAAAGTACCATTATCATACAGGGACCAGTGCGCCCATCTGTTGATCCCTCTTAACAAGTGCCGGCAGTCGGAGTTTTACTTGCCCTGGAAGTGCGAGGACGAACGTCACTCGTACGAGAAGTGCGAGTATGAGCTTGTCATGGAACGGATGCTTCAAATGCAGAAGATCCGTCAGCAGCAAAAAGGACAGCAGTCAATTCCCCTTTTCCCTAAGACTGCCAATGCCTAG